From one Lotus japonicus ecotype B-129 chromosome 3, LjGifu_v1.2 genomic stretch:
- the LOC130743357 gene encoding methyl-CpG-binding domain-containing protein 7-like isoform X1, whose amino-acid sequence MMTVSETQVRATTTPPVHQQMADINQNPSEKEFQIVRFKPPPNFKLPDGWVVEEKPRPANSSKRRDRYYYEPGTGRQFRSLISVQKYLTEEAKDNSGVKSGNGKRSACGVRSPGKSATKRSSVAKEEGFTSKTLNFSVQSTPTKTDSQRKEDRGGSTHNLSRPPEKVSWVLSGPGGYWNPFVDDTIVPESEMLKWSEAFGQSIHGGVNN is encoded by the exons AT GATGACTGTGAGTGAGACCCAAGTCAGGGCAACAACAACACCACCAGTCCACCAGCAGATGGCAGACATTAATCAGAACCCGAGTGAAAAGGAATTTCAGATTGTGCGGTTTAAGCCACCCCCAAACTTCAAGCTTCCCGATGGTTGGGTGGTTGAGGAAAAACCCCGTCCTGCTAATTCCTCTAAACGCCGTGATAGG TATTACTATGAGCCAGGCACTGGAAGGCAGTTTCGCTCTCTGATATCTGTTCAGAAATATCTAACAGAAGAAGCAAAAGACAAT TCAGGGGTGAAATCTGGAAATGGAAAGCGAAGTGCTTGTGGTGTGAGAAGTCCCGGAAAATCTGCCACAAAACGCTCCTCAGTTGCTAAAGAAGAGGGTTTCACTTCAAAGACATTGAACTTTTCTGTTCAGTCTACG CCTACAAAAACTGATTCTCAGAGGAAAGAAGATAGAGGAGGATCCACCCACAACTTAAGCAGACCGCCAGAAAAAGTAAGTTGGGTTCTGTCTGGTCCTGGGGGCTACTGGAACCCTTTCGTGGATGATACTATTGTACCAGAATCTGAAATGCTGAAATGGTCCGAAGCATTTGGGCAATCCATCCATGGTGGAGTTAATAACTGA
- the LOC130743357 gene encoding methyl-CpG-binding domain-containing protein 7-like isoform X2 yields the protein MTVSETQVRATTTPPVHQQMADINQNPSEKEFQIVRFKPPPNFKLPDGWVVEEKPRPANSSKRRDRYYYEPGTGRQFRSLISVQKYLTEEAKDNSGVKSGNGKRSACGVRSPGKSATKRSSVAKEEGFTSKTLNFSVQSTPTKTDSQRKEDRGGSTHNLSRPPEKVSWVLSGPGGYWNPFVDDTIVPESEMLKWSEAFGQSIHGGVNN from the exons ATGACTGTGAGTGAGACCCAAGTCAGGGCAACAACAACACCACCAGTCCACCAGCAGATGGCAGACATTAATCAGAACCCGAGTGAAAAGGAATTTCAGATTGTGCGGTTTAAGCCACCCCCAAACTTCAAGCTTCCCGATGGTTGGGTGGTTGAGGAAAAACCCCGTCCTGCTAATTCCTCTAAACGCCGTGATAGG TATTACTATGAGCCAGGCACTGGAAGGCAGTTTCGCTCTCTGATATCTGTTCAGAAATATCTAACAGAAGAAGCAAAAGACAAT TCAGGGGTGAAATCTGGAAATGGAAAGCGAAGTGCTTGTGGTGTGAGAAGTCCCGGAAAATCTGCCACAAAACGCTCCTCAGTTGCTAAAGAAGAGGGTTTCACTTCAAAGACATTGAACTTTTCTGTTCAGTCTACG CCTACAAAAACTGATTCTCAGAGGAAAGAAGATAGAGGAGGATCCACCCACAACTTAAGCAGACCGCCAGAAAAAGTAAGTTGGGTTCTGTCTGGTCCTGGGGGCTACTGGAACCCTTTCGTGGATGATACTATTGTACCAGAATCTGAAATGCTGAAATGGTCCGAAGCATTTGGGCAATCCATCCATGGTGGAGTTAATAACTGA